A section of the Kribbella sp. HUAS MG21 genome encodes:
- a CDS encoding NAD-dependent epimerase/dehydratase family protein: protein MRVLVLGGDGYLGWPTALHLSDRGHDTAVLDNLARRGYDRELGVQSLVPIEDLESRVRAWEEVSGTAIPAYVGDLLDADFVYRVLREFAPDAIVHFAEQRAAPYSMIDREHAVYTQHNNVVGTLNLMYAIAEINPDIHLVKLGTMGEYGTPNIDIEEGWLEVEHNGRKDRMLYPKKPGSFYHLSKVHDSHNLEFGCRIWGMRVTDLNQGVVYGQQTDQTVRDPRLATRFDYDAVFGTVLNRFVIQAVLGEPLTVYGSGGQTRGFLDIRDTVECIRLAVENPADAGEFRVFNQMTESYSVSQLADLVAQCFPGPVQVEHLDNPRVEQAEHYYNVKHTGLVGLGLQPHLLSETLIESMFDIVSANKDRVDHAALLPTVRWQGHLKR from the coding sequence GTGCGCGTACTCGTCCTTGGCGGTGACGGCTACCTGGGGTGGCCGACCGCGCTGCATCTTTCCGACCGCGGCCACGACACGGCCGTGCTCGACAACCTCGCCCGGCGCGGTTACGACCGCGAGCTGGGCGTCCAGAGCCTGGTCCCGATCGAAGACCTCGAGTCCCGGGTGCGGGCCTGGGAGGAGGTCTCCGGTACGGCGATCCCGGCGTACGTCGGCGACCTGCTCGACGCCGACTTCGTCTACCGGGTGCTGCGCGAGTTCGCGCCGGACGCGATCGTGCACTTCGCCGAGCAGCGCGCCGCGCCGTACTCGATGATCGACCGCGAGCACGCTGTGTACACGCAGCACAACAACGTGGTCGGCACGCTGAACCTGATGTACGCGATCGCCGAGATCAACCCGGACATCCACCTGGTCAAGCTCGGCACGATGGGCGAGTACGGCACACCGAACATCGACATCGAGGAAGGCTGGCTGGAGGTCGAGCACAACGGCCGCAAGGACCGGATGCTCTACCCGAAGAAGCCGGGCTCGTTCTACCACCTGAGCAAGGTGCACGACTCGCACAACCTCGAGTTCGGCTGCCGGATCTGGGGCATGCGGGTCACCGACCTCAACCAGGGCGTGGTGTACGGGCAGCAGACCGACCAGACCGTGCGGGACCCGCGGCTGGCCACCCGGTTCGACTACGACGCCGTGTTCGGCACCGTGCTCAACCGGTTCGTCATCCAGGCGGTGCTCGGCGAGCCGCTGACCGTCTACGGCAGCGGCGGGCAGACCCGCGGCTTCCTGGACATCCGCGACACCGTCGAGTGCATCCGGCTCGCGGTCGAGAACCCGGCGGACGCCGGCGAGTTCCGCGTCTTCAACCAGATGACCGAGAGCTACTCGGTGTCCCAGCTCGCCGACCTGGTCGCGCAGTGCTTCCCGGGTCCGGTCCAGGTCGAGCATCTGGACAACCCGCGCGTCGAGCAGGCCGAGCACTACTACAACGTGAAGCACACCGGCCTCGTCGGCCTCGGGCTGCAGCCGCACCTGCTGTCGGAGACGCTGATCGAGTCGATGTTCGACATCGTGTCCGCGAACAAGGACCGCGTCGACCACGCCGCCCTGCTACCGACCGTCCGCTGGCAGGGTCACCTCAAGCGGTGA
- a CDS encoding methyltransferase domain-containing protein, producing the protein MSFLERIEERAGAAELRAASYRMLGLKRGATCVDVGCGAGHAVAELARKGLKVTGVDADPEAVEAARVRAPGAMFHVAHSDGLPLEDGSMDGYRALRLFHLLADPGPTIAEAHRVLRPGGRIVVGGQDYGFVLIDSSDQDLTDVIRLGLESRTVSPRAVRTLRDVLLDTGFHEAEVVVHTEVVTDHKLMAEQLKAAAAAAVEKALITQDDADSWLAEQARRGHRDRFLAVLPTVLVGAQR; encoded by the coding sequence ATGAGTTTTCTGGAGCGGATCGAGGAGCGGGCCGGAGCGGCTGAGCTACGCGCGGCGTCGTACCGGATGCTGGGGCTGAAACGCGGCGCGACCTGCGTCGATGTCGGGTGCGGGGCGGGGCACGCGGTGGCCGAGCTGGCGCGGAAAGGGCTCAAGGTGACCGGCGTGGACGCCGATCCCGAGGCGGTCGAGGCGGCCCGGGTCCGCGCGCCCGGGGCGATGTTTCACGTGGCACATTCCGACGGGCTGCCGCTCGAGGACGGGTCCATGGACGGGTACCGCGCGCTGCGGCTGTTCCATCTGCTCGCGGATCCCGGGCCGACGATCGCCGAGGCGCATCGGGTACTGCGGCCCGGCGGGCGGATCGTGGTCGGCGGGCAGGACTACGGGTTCGTGCTGATCGACAGCTCGGACCAGGACCTGACCGACGTGATCCGCCTCGGCCTGGAGTCCCGCACGGTGTCGCCGCGGGCGGTCCGGACGCTGCGGGACGTCCTGCTCGACACCGGCTTCCACGAGGCCGAGGTCGTCGTCCACACCGAGGTCGTCACGGACCACAAGCTGATGGCCGAGCAGCTGAAGGCCGCGGCCGCCGCGGCGGTCGAGAAGGCGCTGATCACCCAGGACGACGCCGACAGCTGGCTCGCCGAGCAGGCCCGGCGCGGCCACCGCGACCGCTTCCTCGCCGTACTCCCGACTGTTCTTGTCGGCGCGCAGCGCTAA
- a CDS encoding VOC family protein — protein sequence MSHTYALKGVVLDAPDPRELAEFYSRLLGWELDANEDTWVTLVNPDGPTKLSFQLEPNYQPPTWPSEQHIQQMQLHLDIQVDDLESAHERAMGAGARLMEFQPQPDVRVYADPVGHIFCFFTA from the coding sequence ATGAGCCACACATACGCGTTGAAAGGTGTCGTACTGGACGCGCCCGACCCGCGGGAGCTGGCCGAGTTCTACAGTCGGCTGCTCGGATGGGAGCTGGACGCCAACGAGGACACGTGGGTCACGCTGGTCAATCCGGACGGACCGACCAAGCTGTCCTTCCAGCTGGAGCCGAACTACCAGCCGCCGACCTGGCCCAGCGAGCAGCACATCCAGCAGATGCAGCTGCACCTGGACATCCAGGTGGACGACCTGGAGTCGGCGCACGAGCGGGCGATGGGCGCCGGGGCGCGGCTGATGGAGTTCCAGCCGCAGCCCGACGTCCGGGTGTACGCCGACCCGGTCGGTCACATCTTCTGCTTCTTCACCGCTTGA
- a CDS encoding GtrA family protein encodes MGALTGIRARRGKWLLWAKYSASSVVATVLSQAAFALCYGFGTTPRIATLVAWVTGTVPSYLINRHWTWRHRNPSGRELLPYAIVSVVSAVLAAIVTTVTDNLVDDRIASHAWQTALVSASYLGTYGALFILKFVLLDRYVFAKKPAPASADPDAARTPVAT; translated from the coding sequence ATGGGCGCACTCACCGGGATCAGGGCTCGCCGCGGCAAATGGTTGCTGTGGGCGAAGTACTCCGCATCGTCCGTAGTCGCGACCGTCCTCAGCCAGGCGGCGTTCGCGCTCTGTTACGGATTCGGGACGACGCCGCGGATCGCCACCCTGGTCGCCTGGGTGACCGGCACGGTCCCAAGCTACCTGATCAACCGCCACTGGACCTGGCGGCACCGGAACCCGAGCGGGCGCGAGCTGTTGCCGTACGCAATTGTCTCGGTGGTGTCCGCCGTCCTGGCGGCGATCGTCACCACGGTCACCGACAACCTGGTCGACGACCGGATCGCCTCACACGCCTGGCAGACCGCCCTGGTCAGCGCCTCCTATCTGGGCACGTACGGCGCGCTGTTCATCCTGAAGTTCGTGCTGCTCGATCGCTACGTGTTCGCCAAGAAGCCTGCGCCGGCGTCCGCCGACCCCGACGCAGCACGTACTCCCGTAGCCACGTAG